A window of the Juglans microcarpa x Juglans regia isolate MS1-56 chromosome 5D, Jm3101_v1.0, whole genome shotgun sequence genome harbors these coding sequences:
- the LOC121265536 gene encoding NDR1/HIN1-like protein 3, producing the protein MSSEKQAQLNGAYYGPSVPPPRQSYHPGRRGRGCGCCGCLFRFLLGVIVSVVVTLGLATLILWLIFRPNNIKFHVTDASLTQFNLTATNNLQYNLALNITARNPNKKIGVYYELISARAYYEDQRFGSSDLEPFYQGHKNTSVLSPVFVGQQLLVLGADELSEFNVEKNAGVYNIDVKLYLRIKFKVGKIKTWRFKPKVKCELKLPLSANGTSAGGFETTKCDIDY; encoded by the coding sequence ATGTCGTCAGAGAAACAAGCCCAATTGAATGGGGCATACTACGGCCCCTCAGTCCCACCACCACGCCAATCCTACCACCCTGGCCGCCGTGGCCGCGGCTGCGGCTGCTGCGGCTGCCTGTTTAGATTCCTTTTGGGTGTCATAGTCTCTGTAGTTGTCACCCTTGGCCTTGCTACCCTCATCCTTTGGCTCATCTTTCGACCCAATAACATCAAGTTCCATGTCACGGACGCCTCGCTTACCCAGTTCAATTTAACCGCCACCAACAATCTCCAATACAACCTTGCGCTTAACATCACCGCCAGAAACCCCAATAAGAAGATTGGTGTCTACTACGAACTCATCTCGGCCAGGGCATACTACGAGGACCAGCGTTTCGGTTCAAGTGATTTGGAGCCGTTTTACCAAGGGCACAAGAATACGAGTGTTTTGAGCCCGGTGTTTGTAGGCCAGCAATTGTTGGTGCTTGGGGCCGATGAGCTTTCGGAGTTCAATGTAGAAAAGAATGCTGGGGTTTACAACATTGACGTGAAGCTCTATCTCCGGATTAAGTTCAAGGTAGGAAAGATCAAGACATGGCGTTTCAAGCCCAAGGTCAAATGCGAATTGAAACTTCCTTTAAGTGCCAACGGGACTTCAGCAGGTGGTTTTGAGACTACCAAGTGCGACATCGATTACTGA
- the LOC121265535 gene encoding NDR1/HIN1-like protein 3, with the protein MAEKPSHLNGAYYGPSVPPPKRYYRHKGSDDEGCGCLLSFLFNLILVAGLAVLVFWLIFHPNKVKFHVTDASLTQFNLNTNNSTTLLYYNLAVNITVRNPNEKIGIYYDSIEARAYFEDQRFGSATLTPFYQGHKNTTVLSPVFKGQQVVLLGADELSKLNSEKSTAGVFDIEVKLYLGIRFKVGTVNTWRVKPKIKCELKVPLSSNGTSPVGFETTECHIDFDF; encoded by the coding sequence ATGGCAGAGAAACCTTCCCACTTGAATGGGGCATACTACGGCCCCTCAGTTCCACCACCCAAGCGATACTATCGCCACAAAGGCAGCGACGACGAAGGGTGCGGCTGCCTTTTGAGTTTCCTTTTTAACCTCATTCTAGTTGCAGGCCTTGCCGTCCTCGTCTTCTGGCTCATCTTTCACCCCAACAAGGTCAAGTTTCATGTCACCGATGCCTCTCTTACTCAGTTCAACTTAAACACCAACAACAGTACTACGCTACTCTACTATAATCTTGCCGTCAACATTACTGTCAGAAACCCCAACGAAAAGATTGGCATATACTACGATAGCATTGAAGCTAGGGCTTACTTCGAGGACCAGAGGTTTGGTTCGGCGACGCTTACCCCTTTTTACCAAGGCCATAAGAATACGACTGTTTTGAGTCCGGTGTTCAAAGGGCAGCAAGTGGTTTTGTTGGGAGCCGATGAGCTTTCAAAGCTTAATTCGGAGAAGAGTACTGCTGGGGTTTTTGATATTGAAGTTAAGCTCTATCTTGGGATTAGGTTTAAGGTGGGTACGGTCAACACTTGGCGGGTTAAGCCGAAGATCAAGTGCGAGTTAAAAGTTCCTTTGAGTTCGAATGGAACATCACCAGTTGGCTTTGAGACAACCGAGTGCCACATCGATTTTGACTTTTGA
- the LOC121266268 gene encoding NDR1/HIN1-like protein 10 — protein sequence MGSKTGCGCCSCLCGCLFSCLLSLIFQILFTLLIIVALAGFIFWLVFRPNEVKFHVTDASLTQFNFTTGDNTLHYNLALNVSVRNPNKRIGIYYDRIEANAYYQGQRFDTETLTPFYQGHKNTTVLSPVFEGQQLLTLGSGEVSKFDSENTDGTFGISLRLNLRIRAKLGWIKIGHFKPKIKCGLKVPLKSNGTLSAAAFETTKCDFDL from the coding sequence ATGGGATCAAAAACTGGGTGCGGCTGTTGCAGCTGCCTATGCGGGTGCCTATTCAGTTGCCTTCTCAGCCTTATTTTCCAGATCTTGTTCACGTTGCTCATCATCGTCGCCCTCGCTGGCTTCATCTTCTGGCTCGTCTTCCGCCCCAACGAGGTCAAGTTCCACGTGACCGACGCCTCTCTCACCCAGTTCAATTTCACCACCGGCGACAACACCCTTCACTACAACCTGGCCCTCAACGTCTCCGTCAGGAACCCCAACAAGAGGATCGGTATTTATTACGACCGCATTGAGGCCAACGCCTACTACCAAGGCCAGCGCTTCGACACCGAGACTTTGACGCCGTTTTACCAGGGACACAAGAATACGACCGTTCTCAGCCCGGTGTTTGAAGGTCAGCAATTGCTTACGCTCGGCAGCGGCGAGGTCTCCAAGTTCGATTCGGAAAATACTGATGGGACTTTCGGTATCTCTTTAAGGCTAAATCTTCGGATTAGAGCCAAGCTGGGTTGGATCAAGATTGGGCACTTCAAGCCCAAGATCAAGTGTGGCTTGAAGGTTCCTCTCAAGTCTAATGGGACATTATCAGCGGCTGCTTTTGAGACGACGAAATGCGACTTCGATCTCTGA
- the LOC121265537 gene encoding NDR1/HIN1-like protein 3, whose translation MAESQTHLNGAYYGPSIPPRRKDYHRPGRGSGGCGCCGCLFGCLCNCILSLIFKIVFAVIVMIGLAALVIWLILRPNNLKFHVTDAALTQFNLSTTNNILQYNLALNVTVRNPNKRIGIYYDTIQANAYYEDQRFDSESLTRFYQGHKNTTVLSPVFVGKQLVSLGTSELSKFNSEKSNGIYSIDLKLRLRIRVKVGWIKFGHFKPKINCDLKVPLSSNGSSASSFETTKCSYDL comes from the coding sequence ATGGCAGAAAGTCAGACTCACCTGAACGGTGCCTATTACGGCCCATCAATCCCACCTCGACGCAAAGACTACCACCGCCCCGGCCGCGGCAGTGGTGGCTGCGGATGCTGTGGCTGCCTTTTCGGCTGCCTCTGCAACTGCATTTTGAGCCTCATTTTCAAAATCGTCTTCGCTGTCATCGTCATGATTGGCCTCGCCGCCCTCGTCATCTGGCTCATCCTCCGCCCCAACAACCTCAAGTTCCACGTCACCGACGCCGCTCTGACGCAGTTCAATTTGAGCACCACCAACAACATTCTGCAATACAATCTGGCCCTGAACGTCACCGTCAGAAATCCCAACAAGAGGATTGGCATATATTACGACACCATCCAGGCCAATGCTTACTATGAAGATCAGAGATTTGATTCAGAGTCTTTGACTCGATTTTACCAAGGACACAAGAACACGACCGTCTTGAGCCCGGTGTTTGTCGGAAAGCAATTGGTGTCGCTGGGGACAAGTGAGTTATCCAAGTTCAACTCAGAGAAGAGTAACGGGATCTATAGTATTGATTTGAAGCTGAGACTTAGAATTAGGGTCAAGGTGGGTTGGATCAAGTTTGGGCACTTCAAGCCCAAGATCAACTGCGACTTGAAGGTTCCTTTGAGTTCTAATGGATCGTCTGCAAGTAGCTTTGAGACCACCAAGTGCAGTTATGACCTCTGA